A stretch of DNA from Paramormyrops kingsleyae isolate MSU_618 chromosome 15, PKINGS_0.4, whole genome shotgun sequence:
acaactctgttaaaataatgtgaataaattgaattgaactgaattgtcTGGCTTCCTATCCTCCTACATTAACCCCACTGCATGGTTCTGAAGTTCTGGCGTGCATTTTAAAGTGGGCCTTTATCCAGCAGTGCTAGATGGTTTACGGAGTTAAACACTGAACAGACTGACCCACGATGACAAACTGGCCTATATGTTTAAATCGAAGTTCTTTCAATTTTTCAAAAATTACTCAACTAGGATCACGGCCACAATGCCAAGAGACATCAGGGTGTAAATCAAGGTATAATCCAAACAGAACACACACTGGCTACTTAATGGTTATATCTATGTTGTGACATTTTAATGTTAAAGAAATAGATTAAAACCTGTATTAAAATTAGGATAAACGAATCAATCAAGTGAGGATTAAATTTAAAGAAACGCAGACAACAAAATGgctgtttctcaatatgcgtatTTGACTGTACTTGTGTCCCCGTTTGACATCGTCTTCCATTGCCAGAGACCAgctccaatactaagaacagaagtacagagggaTGGTAAAGATCCCCGGATGTTTTTCTTGCCCCGTCCAAAATATCAAGGAAATGCCggttgcatcctcaccaaacGAGAACAATCTCATGAATCATTGCTCCCCacgttcattcttgggaggcaagttagtaAGACCGGCCTTGCCAAGACCACGAGTacgatctttgcgttcttggtattgagaaataCCCCTTGTAGCAGTTTTGTTGGTTAATTTTAGGAAAACTCATCCTGTGGAACAGGGCTGGGCTATATGGCAAATTATTTTATCACAACGATTTTTTCCATATCGGTTGATATTGATAACTCGAGCTGTATGGTGAAAATTATTTAAAGGTTacatttttgcttaaaattccctAAAAATTACCCTTAAACAGATTCATACCATGAAAAAAGGTGATAAAACTGCAAATTGAAATCTATGTTGCGTGTTACTCCAACTCAATCAACCTGGCTACGTGTTTGCTGGGCATCGGTTGTCCATTTATCGACAGTATTGGCGTTTCTCATTTtcttatttaaattttatatgatGGCAAGTCAATATATCACTTTATCTCCCAGCCCTTCCAGGGGAAATATATTTTCTAGTTGACATGTAACTAGAGAAGGCAATGAAAGCAGTTTCCGTGTGATTAAATGTGAAAATCTGCAATTCACAAggatttaaaaagtaaattctTTTCTTCAAAGGCATGTTCCAGAGGTCAGCTCTACCTGAGGGTCTTGGAGTGGCTCTGCACGGTCTCCAGCTGCTCGATCTTCCTGTTCAGTCTGCTGATCTCCCCTTCTAGCTCCTTCTGGGTCAGGTCCACCTGCTGACACAGCTGCGCGAAGGTGGTGGCCATCTCCCTGCACAGCGACGAAAAGCAAACGGTCACCTTACACCAAGAAGAAGCACATAAGGACACCACCCGTGCTGAAACGCGGCATGCTGAtgtccactaggtggcagcactCACTGCTGGACCTGGTGGCTACAGTTAGCGCTGGTGAAGCTGACGATCATCTGCAGCTTCTCTGTGGCGTACTCCACAAACTGCCGCTTGAGTGCCCTCTCTTTGGCTTTGGTGGTCCACGTCAGCTTCTCGTAGACGTAGAGCAGCCCGTAAAGACTCAAGGACAGGGCAATCAGCCTCCACCCAACCGTGCGCCAAACCTGCCCCAAAACAACGGAGAGAGAGTATAAAACTCCTTCAAGTCCACTTCAAACCAACAAAATCCAATCTTCTGCATTCTGTGTAACTTTGATATCATTAATATTCCTTTTATGACACAAACGGAACTAATCCTCAAATGGGCGTTCCGACCCTGGCCTGTTTCTGTACCCACCACTCCTCCAATGATGATCACGCTCATAGAAGCGCGGGAGGACAGGGAAGCCAGACCGGTAGTTACAGACAACATCAGATCCTCCTGGGACATAGCTCTGTCCTGCGTCTGGGGACCCAGTGGGGCGGATGGGGTAGCAGCCAGCGATCGAGGAATCTACAGATGTTACGAGACCAAAAAGGTAAGTCTTCTTGACGTTGTCTACAAGACTCATTGCATTCATAATAGGGAACAAAGGCACACCTGGAAGTTCTGGTCCACTAACATCAGAGCACGTTTCGCGTTGGCCGGTCCGAGAAAGCGCTGCACAAGGGCCGTCCAGCCCAGGGAGAACTGAAACTCAATGTTCTCCTGGAAGTCCGAGCAGAGGGTGGCGCAGTTGAGGTCGTAGCTGAGGTCAAACTTTCGGCAAGGGATGAGCCGGTGCAGCTCAGCCTggacagcagagggcagcagaggCTGCAAACACTCTGAACGCAACATAACAGAAGGGTCAGCAGGACATTCCTCTTATTACATTTTGAGGATAATTCTAAAGAATCTGAAAAACAAGAACTCGTACTTTAGTGGACATCTCGCAGACGTACCTATCATTTCTTTCTGGGAGGACTGAAGAGAAGCGTTGACCGCACTGGAGCAGCGGTAGGAGAGGTTCTTTCCCATGCCTTCCTCCACATGTTTCAGCAGGTCCTTGTGTTACAGAGCATCATATGGCACCATAATCAATAATGCAGCTAGATCAGACATCTTCTGGGCACTGAGCGTAAGCTCCGACCCAAGAGACAAGGCACTACACAGAAACATTTACGTATCTTTCCATACCTCAAAAGGTCAAAATACTAATCAAAGTACTGCACAATTTTACACACACAAGACCGATTAGTGTCAGATGTCAAGCACTGAGCGACCAAGTCATTTGGGGTTTTTCCTGCTGATGACAAACACGGCCACCAGGGGGCTTCAAGGCAAAAGAGCAGCACAACAGTCACGTGGCGGCAGGCTGACTCACGGTTTTATAGAGTTTTAACACATGTGGAGAGGAGTGGAAATCGGAATTGAACTCGTTGATGAGGACCGACAAACGGCAGATTTCTTCCGCCATGGCGTTGGAAACCTGGAGGAGAGACGGCCGACAGTTTGACCTCCGGAGCTGAAGGGATGCTGCACATACATAATGGAGACCAAGACAGATAGAACAGGTAGCTGAGACCGACTGAGCCTGAGATCTGCGCCCGCTTTACCTTGGATTCCACCTGCTCTGTCACTGCCTTAATCTTGTTCTTAATGTCCTCAGTTAGCAGGTTAAGCTGATGGCGGACAAACTCCAGTCTGTCAATGTGATATTCCCTGTCCTCTAGGGAACGAACTCTTGAACATACAATAAACACAGCACAACAATCAACACCTGAGCGTCAAACACTTCATCACAGCTTTGCTTCCTGTACGTCAGGAAAATCACCGGAATCCACAGAGATATAAAGACGGAAAGATATGAAAGCAGCAGCCGCAGATCATGCTACAGACTTCATTGTGGCACAAGGAAAGTGAATTCGGCTGAAACCGCTGGTGGATCCACCCCAGTCATAAACACTCTGGAATGACTGCCAGAGAATCTCTGTAGGACGGCCGCACGCGGAGAGAGACCTACCTCTTCTCGGCAGACACGATGTTGATGGAGTCCATGATGTCCTTGACGGTCTCAGTGATCTGCTTTGCCGTGATCGTGTGCTGCTCAAACTTTGTTTTCACTGCTGACTGCGAGATACACTCCTGCGAGGCCATAACGCATTACTGTGACGGAGTCTGCCGGGCCAGAACCGGGCCGGAGCCGGGCCAGCTGCCGACCTGCCGCAGAGCAAGACTCACACGGTTTCTTTGTTAAAAAAGATGCAGAAACCAATACAGAGGTTAAATGATGACCGTGACATAAATTAAGAACGCAAAGGAAAAACTGCGGCAGATCAGTAGCTGGATCCCAAAGGCCCCTGAACTTCACAGTAATGTGTGCATTTGGTTACAAAAATtatgagaaattaaaaatacacaaaactgATAAACTATGCAGTCTCACCTGTTATATTATCAATATTAATACTCTGTTATTAATGATGGGACTCAAATACTAATAAAATACATAACCGTTGCTTATAGGCATTGAAGTTTCCATGGCAGCCAGCTATGGTTAAATTGATCCAATTTATTATCAATTATCTCCAGTTGAACCATATAAATTGCTGTATTTCTCCTCTCCATAAAGTCCATTATGAAATGAACATTTCCTCTTttaatgcacattaatgacGCTGTACAGGCTGAAACTGGTGGAAAAATAAATCACAACGgagaaacagaaacacagacaaaaTGAGGCAACAGACAAAGGAAAGGAAGATGAACAGAGGAGGTGAGGAAGATGAACAGAGGAGGTGAGGAAGATGAACAGAGGAGGTGAGGAAGATGAACAGAGCCCTCGCCCAAGTAAATCTAGACTTCAGCAATGAAGACACAGATTGGCTGAAGAAGGCACACCGGCTGGATGTGGAAGTCTGGCCAAGAGAGAGACTCAGAGACACTGCCAGGGTTAGACTGACCACAGAGACTGAGAGGgagcagaggattatgggagatGACGCCTGTGAGCCAACAATCACCTCGGCCAATTGGATTTCTGTTTCAGTGGAATAACTAAAATCATTGCTCATACGGTGAGCTAATATAATGGTTTGTTTGTTAATCAAATGTAACCACACATTGTTAAAATTTATGCAAATAAAACAGCAATAGAACTTGTCAAACTTGCTGGATAGAGGAAACATTTACCTATGGACGCTTTTCGAAAACACTCCACAGCATCAGAAACGCATGGCTGACACTAAATACCTCCCCAAAACCGTCCATAATCCTCTGGACTGCAATAAGAGACACACCCTCTTCCGTTATCCATGGCTGTACTTGCCTCAAACGTCCTCTCAAAGTTCTGGAACTCCTTCAGCCGGTCCTGGAATCCCTCAGCTAAAGCCCCACCTGTAAGGGACACGGCAGCACTAtgaatggggggaggggctatATGATAGTGTGTGCAAATATGCCTCCTCAATCACCCATTCATTAATGTTCATCAGCCGTCTATCCATTTAGGTGAGTATGTTGAGCAAATACAGCTAAACCAACATACAAAGGTCCCGTTAGGTCAGTTGAAGCAGCGTTTGTTTTGGCAGCGAGACAAAGTCAACATGCCTGAAGCTCGCAGCCAAAGCGGCCTGAGATTGCCCAGAACCCCGCGCCCTTACCCGTCTCCGGCATGCCCTGGGCCCGCTGCATGCGGGAGCTGAGCACCTCTTTAGCGGACACGAAGAAGATGTGGTTGGGAGCCTGCTGGCGGTCGACCACGCCGAGCTCCTCCACCAGGAAGCTGACGCAGCGGTCCGTGTGCTGCTTGCGCACCTGTGGGGGCAGCGGGCTGCCCGTTATACTCACACAGCACGCGTGTACCAAGACGTGCCCTTACAGAGGACACACTCACGAAGCCATGCCTCTTTCTGCACTGCAAATGCAGTGTATTACAGCCAGAAGAAGCCACTAATCATTCAGTATGACAGAATAACCCATGGAAAAAATATAGGTTTCTATAGAATATGgtgggattattgtttgttttagaTGAAGAACCAGCAACAAGCTGGATGGATTCAATAATCACGTCAGTGATCATGGCACTGGGAAGCCTGCAGTCCCAGAGAGAAGGCAGGAGGAGTGTCAGGTTACCAGGAGTCAACACTGACTAAATGGAACCTAATAACAACGACAGCAACAGAAAgtggaagaagaagaaaaaaaaaagaacagccacaaccatggggggggggggggaggagtgcAGCAATTTTGGCGGCTTCTGCTTCTAAAAGCTCTGTGCACACGCAGTTCACCACCAACTGCACACTCACATCCTCCATGTACTCCGGCTCCGCCGCCGACGCGTCCCACCGGTTGTTTAAGATGAAGATGTTCGGCTTCGAAAGACGACTGTTCACCTTGTGGAAGAAGTGCTTCTCCTATTTAtagagacaaacagacagacagacagacaaacagaacgCACGTCACTAAGAGGCGAAGGCGTCCGTGTGCAGCGGACACACTCCAGTCAGAGATCCATTTGCACGAGGGGGTTCCGGCTATTTCTATGCAGCACTGAAAAGGTCATCAAGCCGTCGCACTGGAAAGTCAGCGGCTGCTGCCACAGGAAGACAGCTGGGGAGGGCAGCCGTAAGCACAGCAGCCTGGACTGGCTCCGACACGCGAGAGAGCAGGACAGCGTTCACGATACTCTGATCCTGCGTGGCCCCTTTAAGAGGCCAGGACAGCGTTCACGTTACTCTGATCCTGCGCGGCCCCTTTAAGAGGCCAGGACAGCGTTCACGTTACTCTGATCCTGCGCGGCCCCTTTAAGAGGCCAGGACAGCGTTCACGTTACTCTGATCCTGCGCGGCCCCTTTAAGAGGCCAGGACAGCGTTCACGTTACTCTGATCCTGCGCGGCCCCTTTAAGAGGCCAGGACAGCGTTCACGTTACTCTGATCCTGCGCGGCCCCTTTAAGAGGCCAGGACAGCGTTCACGTTACTCTGATCCTGCGCGGCCCCTTTAAGAGGCCAGGACAGCGTTCACGTTACTCTGATCCCCTTTAAGAGGCCTGGCAGTCACCTGGGTGCCGCGCGTGTTTCAGCCGCCATAAACAGAGCCGGCCCACTCCCAGGAAGCCGCGAGACAACAGATCCcagatttgtttatttttctctcCCCTTTCTCAAGAACTAAAAGGCTGCAAGTTAAATAGACACACAGTGGCTGGTGTGCTGAAGGTCCATTTTTAGCAGCTGGCTGAACTCGCCGAACCAGGATGGAACGCGGCACCAGTCACCCATGTAATATTAGAACCGCCGTGTGGCATGAGTTAAGTCAGGTGAAAGTGAGAACGCGACACAACAACACAGCCACAGACACTGCACTGAGCCAGTTACAGTTTGCACACAAGATTTGCCGCGTCACAGAACACATTTCaatcttttttatttatcagatgcttttaCCAAAAGCAATAGAGTTTTTGTTGAGAGCAGCATCAGCCCCTGGCGCAAATGGGGGTTATGGACCCCGCTTAGGGGcgcagtggtgacatcactctcccAACCCTGGGATCTGAACATGCGACCTTCTAGTGTCCTAACCCTCTGAACCACAAGCCACCCCAGGGCCTGTGCCGACTCCTGTCTGCCGCACTACTCACCGTGTTCATCAGCGTGGACTCAGAGTTCGCCACCAGCACAAAAACATCAGCATCCAGGCAGAACTTCTCGATCCAGCTGTCCAGCTGCGTCGTCACATCGGTCCCCGGGCTGTGGGGCAAGATCACCTGATGTGATTGAATTGGCTACCGTGGTTACGGAACACGCAGA
This window harbors:
- the mfn1b gene encoding mitofusin-1b yields the protein MDQKDFSPLKHFVLAKKKIGTIFENILAYVREGSGFVEETCLNEGLEQIASEAQQAEIQDYARRLEVIREVLARRHMKVAFFGRTSNGKSTVINAMLRDRVLPSGIGHTTNCFLSVEGTDEDKAYLKTEGSEEEKSVKTVNQLAHALHMDESLDAGCLVKVFWPKTKCALLRDDLVLLDSPGTDVTTQLDSWIEKFCLDADVFVLVANSESTLMNTEKHFFHKVNSRLSKPNIFILNNRWDASAAEPEYMEDVRKQHTDRCVSFLVEELGVVDRQQAPNHIFFVSAKEVLSSRMQRAQGMPETGGALAEGFQDRLKEFQNFERTFEECISQSAVKTKFEQHTITAKQITETVKDIMDSINIVSAEKRVRSLEDREYHIDRLEFVRHQLNLLTEDIKNKIKAVTEQVESKVSNAMAEEICRLSVLINEFNSDFHSSPHVLKLYKTDLLKHVEEGMGKNLSYRCSSAVNASLQSSQKEMIECLQPLLPSAVQAELHRLIPCRKFDLSYDLNCATLCSDFQENIEFQFSLGWTALVQRFLGPANAKRALMLVDQNFQIPRSLAATPSAPLGPQTQDRAMSQEDLMLSVTTGLASLSSRASMSVIIIGGVVWRTVGWRLIALSLSLYGLLYVYEKLTWTTKAKERALKRQFVEYATEKLQMIVSFTSANCSHQVQQEMATTFAQLCQQVDLTQKELEGEISRLNRKIEQLETVQSHSKTLRHKASKLEKQLESFTEEYLQPQH